In Drosophila simulans strain w501 chromosome 3R, Prin_Dsim_3.1, whole genome shotgun sequence, a single window of DNA contains:
- the LOC6729717 gene encoding 60S ribosomal protein L34, with protein MVQRLTLRRRLSYNTRSNKRRIVRTPGGRLVYQYVKKNPTVPRCGQCKEKLHGITPSRPSERPRMSKRLKTVSRTYGGVLCHSCLRERIVRAFLIEEQKIVKALKSQREALVKPVKKVVEKKPVKAAAKKPAGKTAGKPGAKVAGKKPAPKGAPKGVVKSKK; from the exons ATGGTCCAACGCTTGACTCTGAGACGACGTCTGTCGTACAACACCCGCTCCAACAAGAGGCGCAT TGTGCGCACTCCCGGAGGCCGTCTGGTGTACCAGTACGTGAAGAAGAACCCCACTGTGCCACGCTGTGGTCAGTGCAAGGAGAAGCTCCACGGGATCACCCCCTCCCGGCCCAGCGAGCGTCCCAGGATGTCCAAGCGTTTGAAGACCGTCTCCAGGACCTACGGAGGTGTTCTGTGCCACAGCTGCCTGCGGGAGAGAATCGTCCGCGCTTTCCTCATCGAGGAGCAGAAGATCGTCAAGGCTCTGAAGAGCCAGCGCGAGGCTTTGGTCAAGCCCGTCAAGAAGGTTGTGGAGAAGAAGCCGGTGAAGGCTGCCGCCAAGAAGCCCGCGGGAAAGACAGCCGGAAAGCCAGGTGCCAAGGTCGCCGGCAAGAAGCCCGCTCCCAAGGGCGCTCCTAAAGGAGTCGTCAAGTCCAAGAAGTAA
- the LOC6729718 gene encoding tRNA (adenine(58)-N(1))-methyltransferase catalytic subunit TRMT61A: protein MSFLKPKTHIEKGDVVILYLSVSSMHAIEAVPEIVNKKGETIPHIFQTNYGSLKVENIIGVEYGSKVELSKGWAHVLQPTPELWTQTLPHRTQIIYTPDISMIIHQLEVRPGSVVVESGTGSGSLSHYFLRALKPTGHLHTFDFHEARADQARDEFRRHGIADFVTVYHRDVCNLGFGAELDGKADAVFLDLPAPDLAVPHAFKALKLSGGRFCSFSPCIEQSQRCIQELTKLGFNEIVSLEVLQQENVVKTRTLPVIDLEFLKLPKTDETTTATNALESKTPKEVKKYLTSSNPQTLPGHTGFLTFATLPPNIPKA from the exons ATGAGTTTTCTGAAACCCAAGACCCACATAGAAAAGGGCGATGTGGTCATCCTTTACTTGAGTGTCAGTTCCATGCATGCCATCGAAGCGGTCCCCGAAATAGTGAACAAAAAGGGCGAAACAATACCGCATATTTTTCAGACCAATTATGGATCGCTAAAAGTTGAAA ATATCATCGGCGTGGAGTATGGTAGTAAAGTGGAGCTTTCCAAGGGGTGGGCCCATGTCCTTCAGCCGACGCCGGAACTCTGGACTCAAACACTGCCCCACCGCACGCAGATTATTTACACGCCGGATATTAGTATGATTATCCACCAGCTGGAGGTCCGACCCGGTTCCGTGGTGGTTGAGTCGGGCACGGGATCGGGATCTCTATCGCACTACTTTCTAAGAGCACTGAAACCCACTGGCCACCTGCACACCTTCGATTTCCACGAAGCTCGAGCGGATCAGGCACGCGACGAGTTCCGGCGACATGGTATCGCTGACTTCGTCACCGTCTATCACCGGGACGTTTGCAATCTGGGCTTTGGCGCGGAACTGGACGGAAAGGCCGATGCGGTCTTCTTGGATCTGCCCGCGCCCGATCTCGCTGTGCCGCACGCCTTCAAGGCGTTGAAGCTGTCCG GAGGTCgtttttgttcgttttcgCCCTGCATTGAGCAGTCGCAGCGCTGCATCCAAGAGCTAACCAAGCTGGGCTTCAACGAGATTGTTTCCTTGGAGGTGCTGCAACAGGAGAACGTGGTGAAGACGCGCACGCTGCCCGTCATCGATCTTGAGTTCCTTAAATTGCCCAAAACCGATGAGACGACGACGGCAACAAATGCCTTGGAGAGCAAGACGCCAAAGGAGGTGAAGAAGTACCTGACCTCCAGTAATCCCCAAACCCTGCCCGGTCACACGGGCTTCCTCACCTTCGCCACTTTGCCACCAAATATACCCAAGGCCTGA
- the LOC123327015 gene encoding phosphatidylinositol N-acetylglucosaminyltransferase subunit P has protein sequence MPEHTPAPTPHRAVYGFAFYMLFTVLFLIYVTWALLPVEFGLHSYLPDKYFAVFVPFLVLVFAWFFAFLIYPAINLSMTVDVDSIASVVDPKLALPKGTEFTSWSQLQKGKLSQDSTSKKASPVNCNLCRTFHQPVTRAPIAPLRFLDLQEVNTAYYN, from the coding sequence ATGCCGGAACACACTCCGGCTCCGACTCCGCATAGGGCGGTCTATGGTTTCGCCTTCTATATGCTGTTCACGGTCCTCTTCCTCATCTACGTGACTTGGGCCCTGCTGCCAGTGGAGTTTGGCCTGCACTCGTATCTGCCGGACAAGTATTTCGCCGTATTTGTGCCCTTTCTGGTGCTGGTCTTCGCCTGGTTCTTTGCCTTCCTCATCTACCCTGCCATAAATCTCTCGATGACAGTGGATGTTGATTCCATTGCATCGGTGGTGGATCCCAAGCTGGCACTGCCCAAAGGGACAGAGTTCACCTCCTGGTCGCAGTTGCAAAAAGGCAAGCTCAGCCAGGATTCCACATCAAAGAAGGCCTCTCCAGTGAACTGCAACCTGTGCAGGACTTTCCACCAACCTGTGACACGTGCACCTATTGCACCACTGCGTTTTCTGGACCTCCAGGAAGTAAATACAGCGTATTATAACTAA
- the LOC6729713 gene encoding UMP-CMP kinase yields the protein MWRALARTTLRAVANDCGSPGVGLAPSALTQQQLRHSKASKRFITTTSAAPQHNIGIMSVEKPKVVFVLGGPGAGKGTQCSRIVDRFQFTHLSAGDLLREERSREGSEFGNLIEDYIRNGKIVPVEVTCSLLENAMKASGKSRFLIDGFPRNQDNLDGWNRQMSEKVDFQFVLFFDCGEDVCVKRCLGRGQSGSGRTDDNLESLKKRISTYNNDSLPIIKFFEGAGQVKRIDASPDAEEVFGEVEKILVASGF from the coding sequence ATGTGGCGGGCTTTGGCACGAACGACGTTGAGAGCAGTAGCCAACGATTGCGGTTCACCAGGAGTCGGTCTCGCACCATCAGCGCTGACGCAGCAGCAATTGCGACATTCCAAGGCCAGCAAAAGGTTCATCACCACCACCTCCGCAGCCCCACAACACAATATCGGAATCATGAGCGTGGAGAAGCCAAAGGTTGTCTTTGTTTTGGGCGGTCCCGGGGCCGGTAAGGGCACCCAGTGCTCCAGGATCGTGGATCGCTTCCAATTCACCCATCTCTCGGCCGGCGATCTCCTGCGCGAGGAGCGGTCGCGGGAGGGCTCCGAATTCGGTAACCTCATCGAGGACTACATTCGCAATGGCAAAATTGTGCCCGTCGAGGTCACGTGTTCGCTGCTGGAGAACGCCATGAAGGCGTCGGGAAAGTCGCGGTTTCTCATCGACGGCTTCCCCCGCAATCAGGATAATCTGGACGGTTGGAACCGCCAGATGTCCGAGAAGGTGGACTTCCAGTTTGTCCTCTTCTTCGACTGCGGCGAGGATGTGTGCGTCAAACGGTGTCTGGGCCGCGGCCAGAGCGGCTCCGGCCGGACGGACGACAACCTGGAGAGCCTGAAGAAGCGCATCTCGACCTACAACAACGACTCGCTGCCCATCATCAAGTTCTTCGAGGGCGCCGGCCAGGTGAAGCGGATCGATGCCAGTCCGGATGCGGAAGAGGTGTTCGGGGAGGTGGAAAAGATATTGGTGGCCAGCGGCTTTTAG
- the LOC6729715 gene encoding pre-rRNA-processing protein TSR2 homolog — translation MAAAQQTEFQKNFRVIVEKIFNHWQDLRLAVEHGMGGRNGQQVAIEIMDYTYQYCVSNENITQGELVEVLEELMDQEFNTLCDDDSIPEICRNLLRYKLMAQQNQYPQIEAELSKLPAGKEWLRPDVKITYTPIDGDSSSDEDMDDSDEEDDDEMGQGDDETPSGSGRMTRSQARKQQAEAFVEPEDGWTTVRRK, via the exons ATGGCAGCCGCACAACAAACTGAATTCCAAAAGAATTTTCGAGTGATTGTAGAGAAGATCTTCAATCACTGGCAGGATCTCCGGCTGGCGGTGGAGCATGGCATGGGCGGACGCAATGGCCAACAG GTGGCCATAGAAATCATGGACTACACCTACCAGTACTGCGTGTCGAATGAAAATATCACACAGGGCGAACTGGTGGAGGTTTTGGAGGAGCTGATGGACCAGGAGTTTAACACACTCTGCGACGACGACTCCATTCCGGAGATCTGCCGGAATCTGCTGCGCTACAAGTTGATGGCCCAGCAGAACCAGTATCCGCAAATAGAGGCTGAATTGAGTAAACTTCCTGCTGGCAAGGAGTGGCTGCGTCCGGATGTTAAGATCACCTACACACCTATCGATGGGGACTCCTCATCCGATGAGGACATGGACGACagcgacgaggaggacgatgatgaAATGGGCCAGGGCGACGACGAAACTCCGAGCGGCAGTGGTCGGATGACGCGATCACAGGCACGAAAGCAGCAGGCTGAGGCGTTTGTGGAACCGGAAGACGGCTGGACCACCGTGCGAAGAAAGTGA
- the LOC6729714 gene encoding DNA replication complex GINS protein SLD5: MSDVEDVPETQLEIDVSDGAGLEDDDDDDMEQITAQKVLEIIETAWINEMCAPEILPSQTDMLELMVSQVAHMEEQMRDLDKNDFRAVVHSMELERVRYIMASYMRCRLQKIETFTQHILNQEESREPDDKRLSPEETKFAQEFASNVDEYFHKVATQYMPNQQRGEAEQRIVTPNLMSHVFLKANVAVPAVIVGVDDEEVDMAAGSQHIIPYQLVADLIQNNQAQLI, from the exons atgTCAGATGTAGAAGACGTGCCCGAAACCCAGCTAGAAATCGATGTCAGCGATGGCGCCGGACtggaggatgatgatgatgacgatatGGAACAGATTACAGCTCAGAAG GTCCTGGAAATCATAGAAACCGCGTGGATAAATGAAATGTGTGCGCCGGAGATCCTGCCCAGCCAGACGGATATGCTGGAGCTGATGGTCTCCCAGGTGGCCCACATGGAGGAGCAGATGCGCGATCTGGACAAGAACGATTTCCGAGCGGTGGTGCACTCCATGGAACTGGAGAGGGTGCGCTACATAATGGCCAGTTATATGCGTTGCCGCCTGCAGAAGATCGAAACCTTCACGCAGCACATCCTCAACCAGGAGGAGAGCCGTGAGCCGGATGACAAACGTCTGTCTCCCGAGGAGACTAAGTTCGCCCAGGAGTTTGCCAGTAATGTGGATGAGTACTTTCACAAAGTAGCCACCCAGTACATGCCCAACCAGCAGAGAGGAGAGGCGGAGCAGAGGATTGTGACGCCCAATCTGATGAGCCATGTCTTTCTTAAGGCAAATGTGGCGG TGCCCGCTGTGATCGTGGGCGTTGATGATGAGGAGGTGGACATGGCGGCCGGCTCCCAGCATATTATTCCCTACCAACTAGTAGCCGACTTGATACAAAACAACCAAGCGCAGCTAATTTAA
- the LOC6729716 gene encoding uncharacterized protein LOC6729716, with protein sequence MMSQIANKPNESIIRVPFETPRLAEIAYKVVSVDQEPRRNFVKKTLSLENDVLVVHFQADQVKSLRTAITSFFECLLLLQDTINQFGDSKEDKLIPESNDDAGTHSGSDSA encoded by the exons ATGATGTcccaaattgcaaataaaccAAATGAATC CATAATAAGAGTGCCGTTTGAGACGCCAAGATTGGCCGAGATCGCCTACAAAGTCGTCAGTGTCGACCAGGAGCCGCGCCGgaattttgtgaaaaaaaCTTTGAGCCTGGAGAACGATGTCCTGGTTGTGCATTTCCAGGCGGATCAAGTGAAGAGCCTGCGCACTGCCATCACCTCCTTCTTCGAGTGCCTGCTTCTGTTACAGGACACCATCAACCAGTTCGGAGACTCCAAGGAAGATAAACTAATCCCCGAGAGCAACGACGATGCCGGAACACACTCCGGCTCCGACTCCGCATAG
- the LOC6729719 gene encoding uncharacterized protein LOC6729719 has product MISRRDKLLQQPWEQLRYAQHREKVMSARPAIDTHSPRAHEHVQRKWKKQQVERERQQQIERENLRLLQKLGDIMRTKRINNLWLEPRPNFLNREKLFATRPYSSLPEVVTIYGKQPPGPLIYGMLPKPAVVGRCPTCSGNPERTEVAIPEQRTPWAPERKSWNRKTQEHVKPHRCYHCGSVKTSERKYFEEFSYSYSYDE; this is encoded by the exons ATGATCTCACGACGCGAcaaattgctgcagcagccgTGGGAGCAACTGCGGTACGCCCAGCACCGCGAGAAGGTCATGTCCGCCCGCCCAGCCATCGACACCCACTCGCCGCGCGCCCACGAGCACGTGCAGCGCAAGTGGAAGAAGCAGCAAGTGGAGCGGGAGCGCCAGCAGCAGATCGAGCGGGAGAACCTGAGACTCCTCCAGAAACTTGGCGACATCATGCGCACCAAGCGCATCAACAATCTGTGGCTGGAGCCGCGGCCCAA TTTTCTTAACCGCGAGAAGCTTTTTGCCACCCGCCCGTACTCCAGCCTTCCGGAAGTGGTCACCATTTACGGAAAACAACCGCCGGGACCACTTATCTATGGCATGCTGCCCAAACCGGCGGTTGTGGGTCGGTGTCCCACCTGCAGCGGCAATCCGGAACGCACCGAGGTGGCCATACCCGAGCAACGAACTCCTTGGGCGCCCGAGAGAAAGTCCTGGAACCGAAAGACGCAGGAGCACGTAAAGCCGCATCGATGCTACCACTGCGGATCTGTAAAGACCAGCGAACGCAAGTACTTCGAGGAATTCTCCTACTCTTACTCCTACGACGAATGA